From one Colletotrichum destructivum chromosome 3, complete sequence genomic stretch:
- a CDS encoding Putative CASTOR, ACT domain-containing protein: MNAQVSFLDGNYTLIHIPLDLYSVLLQPILRVLLPQTQTLKASKGEPEHELEGLNAESQHGFLNISVTPMECSIVCHSSWAKNVFEPAINDLPKDIAKSVSISKDTYLVLSVISAGMDAAGRVMELTSPLALAGIPIFFITTYYSDFILVPTKDRQTVVKALLARGFELADNNSNFVSPAASVHSRGPSQNNGPPLTPPPSTVAELQVRTFDLLKKRSVSPYVEDDLLLVQCSGRETSQLGGELSHTQRPSLSRQVTGNSHRQTWLDNIDAKLYTAMISALAARPRFISITLAQEDPPSLLLDKSLLGLFGDSLVGDTKTNLTPIFLDLESLPLEATGIVCGVAGTLVQEMRMGDSAGLSYLSTARAGAVILSCEQSIRALEILTPKLFKA, translated from the exons ATGAACGCCCAGGTCTCGTTTCTC GACGGTAACTACACCCTCATCCACATTCCCCTCGATCTCTACTCGGTGCTACTGCAGCCCATCCTCCGCGTCCTTCTTccccagacccagacccTCAAGGCGTCAAAGGGCGAACCGGAACATGAGCTCGAAGGGCTGAACGCTGAGAGCCAGCATGGCTTCCTCAACATCAGCGTCACTCCCATGGAGTGCTCCATCGTCTGCCACAGCTCGTGGGCCAAGAATGTCTTTGAGCCCGCGATTAACGACCTTCCCAAAGACATTGCCAAATCTGTCTCAATATCCAAAGACACGTACCTCGTCCTCTCCGTCATTAGCGCCGGCAtggatgccgccggccgcgtcaTGGAATTGACCTCTCCCTTGGCCCTGGCCGGCAtccccatcttcttcatcaccACCTACTACTCCGACTTCATCCTCGTGCCCACCAAGGACAGGCAGACCGTGGTCAAGGCATTGCTGGCCCGGGGTTTCGAACTGGCGGACAACAATTCCAACTTCGTCAGCCCCGCTGCCTCTGTCCACTCCCGCGGCCCAAGCCAGAACAACGGCCCACCGCTGACGCCTCCGCCCTCGACCGTTGCCGAGCTCCAGGTGCGCACCTTTGACCTGCTCAAGAAGAGGAGTGTATCGCCctacgtcgaggacgacttGCTATTGGTGCAGTGCTCGGGGCGGGAGACCTCCCAGCTCGGAGGTGAACTGTCCCACACCCAGCGACCCTCCCTGAGCCGTCAAGTGACGGGCAACAGCCACCGCCAGACTTGGCTGGACAACATCGACGCGAAGCTGTACACCGCCATGATCTCGGCCCTGGCGGCGCGACCCCGCTTCATCTCCATCACTTTAGCCCAGGAGGACCCGCCGTCGCTGTTGCTCGACAAGTCGCTGCTCGGCCTCTTTGGCGACTCTCTCGTTGGGGACACCAAGACGAACCTCACCCCGATCTTCTTGGATCTCGAAAGTCTTCCGCTTGAAGCCACTGGTATCGTCTGCGGCGTGGCCGGCACCCTGGTGCAAGAAATGCGCATGGGAGACAGCGCAGGGCTTTCCTACCTCTCCACCGCGAGAGCCGGAGCCGTCATCCTCTCGTGCGAACAGTCGATTCGCGCTCTCGAGATTCTCACGCCCAAGTTGTTCAAGGCTTGA
- a CDS encoding Putative ribosomal protein uS5 domain 2-type superfamily, which produces MSDDLKDEIEALNSIYGDDTLRPSPPNYILVLPGGPGATSLTIHFSDSYPDVPPEVLGTHSAGENAPRGAGARDLAIFREAVAAVYQPGAVCLFDAVEEFSRLLEVHADTEPSAPSPPPREEVEYETQPAPSFLSEEPPWIASEPFVELKSVFLARAAPVTSPEQAAGYVQHLLATDKKVRTATHNMTAWRIRGPNGTSFQDCDDDGETAAGSRLLHLMQLMDLWDVMVVVSRWYGGQKLGPRRFALINSAARDAFVKAGWVEEAGQGKKKGHGK; this is translated from the coding sequence ATGTCAGACGATCTCAAAGACGAAATAGAGGCTCTCAACTCCATCTACGGAGACGACACTCTtcggccctcgccgcccaacTACATCCTCGTCCTACCCGGCGGCCCGGGCGCCACGTCCCTGACCATCCACTTCTCGGACTCGTACCCAGACGTGCCGCCGGAGGTCCTAGGCACCCACAGCGCCGGCGAGAACGCTCCccgcggcgctggcgcgcgcgacctcgccatcttccgcgaggccgttgccgccgtctACCAGCCCGGCGCCGTATGCCTGTTTGACGCTGTCGAGGAGTTCTCGAGACTGCTAGAGGTGCACGCGGATACCGAGCCGTctgcgccgtcgcctccgccCCGCGAAGAGGTTGAGTACGAGACGCAACCCGCGCCTTCGTTCCTCTCGGAGGAGCCGCCGTGGATCGCCTCGGAGCCGTTCGTCGAGCTCAAGTCGGTgttcctcgcccgcgccgcccccgtcacCTCGCCCGAGCAGGCCGCTGGCTATGTCCAGCACCTTCTCGCCACGGACAAGAAGGTCCGCACGGCGACGCACAACATGACGGCGTGGCGCATCCGAGGACCGAACGGTACCAGCTTCCAGGActgcgacgacgacggagagacggcggccgggagccGCCTGCTTCACCTGATGCAGTTGATGGATCTGTGGGATGtcatggtggtggtgtcaCGCTGGTACGGTGGCCAGAAGCTGGGCCCGCGCCGGTTCGCTTTGATTAACAGTGCTGCGCGAGACGCTTTTGTCAAGGCCGGCTGGGTGGAGGAAGCTGGGCaaggcaagaagaaggggcaCGGCAAATGA
- a CDS encoding Putative heterokaryon incompatibility, whose translation MFRPEDEEPSVTAEATPKLSMRDKPPLVDRLCPTCSRLNLSAEKFVSKHHTENTLSGRLAAPFDSVGLQPQDLGYLDEIYRRMDSCSLCWLLFHAVHLDEWHLSSASTGSRSRAAQISRGDGWTNEGTRVRCSVEWLLDGRLLDDPGSGKRHPPPTRRLKVFSPAGLFTDSYIMLLSPESTSPSTERTFLARQIPPDQASIALLRRWLDICKTHHVSGCRPHQTPHETFEMLENLKFIDLENKAVVVSSRSGVRVTEYATLSYVWGLGRQLTLTHETLTEFSSKGSLKLDRPDLPKTVRDAMILVKSLGIRYIWLDSLCIVQNDTNEMQRILPMMDRIYGNSVLNVCAAAGDGSNYGIPGSPASPRAAWQPIVQCAGFELVATKTVEGLIENTAWNSRAWTFQERMLSKRSMIFVENRVFFQCREATWSEEVFSEALASSWTLEMIRSPLKSFEKNPVRLYVEYVELFSGRLLTYEADRLRAFEGISAMLCAPLRASFFYGLPDSYFDFALLWEKKTPGRRLKDLGEDRIPSWSWSAWLGASIWRLSMISGTLLNLHEWLESHTWVVWYKLKQTTPTESNLIPVWSASQCHPRPSRWHGYARENAESRPFGRRQPPISDDAETKPIMPTTSILKKECLYFWTYTAFFRLSCQSRTGPTFASKLEPGLHRFGLLDAHGDWCGTIILEDEWSDSVGEVVELAAISDARDFSMEELDTWNYYVPEDREASEWRLYYAFLIVWDDRHIIAERAGLAKVYQRAFELASFEPGKAWREITLG comes from the coding sequence ATGTTCAGGCCAGAAGATGAAGAGCCATCTGTCACAGCCGAGGCCACGCCGAAGCTGAGTATGAGGGACAAGCCTCCTCTGGTCGACAGGCTGTGTCCAACGTGCAGCCGACTCAATCTCTCCGCAGAAAAGTTCGTGTCAAAACATCACACAGAAAACACTCTCTCGGGACGTCTTGCAGCCCCATTTGATTCCGTCGGGTTACAACCTCAGGACTTAGGCTACCTCGACGAAATTTACAGACGAATGGACAGTTGCTCGCTTTGTTGGCTTCTGTTTCACGCTGTCCATCTTGATGAATGGCATTTGAGTAGCGCATCTACCGGGAGCCGGTCTCGTGCGGCCCAAATCTCCAGAGGCGACGGTTGGACCAACGAAGGCACACGGGTTCGCTGTTCCGTCGAGTGGTTGTTGGATGGTCGTCTTCTGGACGACCCGGGGTCCGGGAAGAGGCACCCACCGCCGACCCGCCGCTTGAAAGTCTTCAGTCCCGCGGGGCTCTTCACGGATTCATATATCATGCTTCTGTCTCCCGAATCGACGTCTCCGTCCACTGAAAGGACATTCTTGGCTCGTCAAATACCTCCTGACCAAGCAAGCATAGCTCTTCTTCGACGCTGGCTCGACATTTGCAAGACACACCACGTCAGCGGATGTCGGCCTCATCAAACGCCGCACGAAACTTTTGAGATGCTTGAGAATCTCAAGTTTATTGACTTGGAAAACAAAGCGGTCGTTGTTAGCTCTCGAAGCGGTGTTCGAGTTACGGAATACGCAACTCTTAGCTACGTGTGGGGCCTCGGTCGACAGCTCACCCTAACTCATGAGACTCTCACCGAATTCAGTTCAAAGGGTTCCTTGAAGCTTGACAGGCCTGATCTTCCAAAGACTGTCCGCGACGCCATGATTCTTGTTAAGTCATTGGGTATCCGGTACATCTGGCTAGATTCCCTCTGTATCGTCCAAAACGACACCAACGAGATGCAGCGCATTCTCCCGATGATGGACCGTATATATGGAAACTCGGTTCTCAATGTTTGCGCCGCAGCCGGTGACGGCTCTAATTACGGAATCCCGGGATCGCCTGCGAgtcctcgagcagcttggcAACCGATAGTTCAATGTGCAGGGTTCGAACTTGTGGCAACCAAGACCGTTGAGGGTCTCATCGAAAACACTGCCTGGAACAGCAGAGCGTGGACCTTTCAAGAGAGGATGCTCTCCAAACGATCCATGATATTTGTCGAGAACAGAGTCTTCTTCCAGTGTCGTGAAGCAACGTGGTCTGAGGAGGTGTTTTCGGAGGCGTTGGCCTCGTCATGGACTTTGGAGATGATTCGCTCACCCTTGAAGTCATTCGAGAAGAACCCGGTCCGGCTCTATGTCGAGTATGTCGAGCTTTTCAGTGGCAGACTTTTGACTTACGAAGCCGATCGGTTACGGGCGTTCGAGGGGATTTCGGCTATGCTCTGCGCTCCACTCCGAGCCTCCTTCTTTTACGGACTGCCCGACTCCTATTTCGACTTTGCACTActgtgggagaagaagacgcctGGGCGGAGACTTAAAGACCTGGGCGAAGACAGGATCCCTAGCTGGTCATGGAGTGCCTGGCTCGGCGCCTCCATTTGGCGCCTCTCCATGATTTCCGGCACATTGCTAAACCTTCACGAATGGTTAGAATCCCATACATGGGTCGTGTGGTATAAGCTGAAGCAAACGACACCCACTGAGTCAAATCTCATACCCGTGTGGTCGGCCAGCCAGTGCCATCCCAGACCAAGTCGCTGGCACGGGTACGCTAGGGAAAACGCAGAGAGCAGGCCTttcggacgacgacaaccaccGATCTCGGATGACGCCGAGACGAAACCCATCATGCCAACCACAAGCATTCTGAAGAAGGAATGCCTCTACTTCTGGACGTACACCGCCTTCTTCCGGCTGTCCTGCCAGAGCCGCACCGGCCCAACCTTCGCCTCCAAGCTGGAGCCGGGCCTCCACCGCTTCGGCCTACTGGACGCCCACGGAGACTGGTGCGGCACCATCATCCTGGAGGACGAGTGGTCCGACAGCGTGGGCGAAGTTGTCGAACTTGCGGCCATCTCCGATGCCCGCGACTTCTcgatggaggagctggacaCGTGGAACTACTACGTCCCCGAGGACCGCGAGGCCTCCGAGTGGCGACTATATTACGCCTTTTTAATCGTTTGGGACGACCGTCACATCATTGCCGAAAGGGCTGGGCTCGCCAAGGTTTACCAGCGGGCCTTTGAGCTGGCGTCGTTCGAGCCGGGGAAGGCGTGGAGAGAGATCACCTTAGGGtga